A single window of Methanobrevibacter sp. DNA harbors:
- a CDS encoding Zc3h12a-like ribonuclease gives MKVVVDASNVAFNVKNEMGQPQMSNILAAVKALEEGEDEFVIIADASLRHDIDDKEKFLKLLESENVEEVPAGNDADHFILDIASREKAKVLSNDKFRDYVAEFRNISSMRIPFVIENDRLTFGKPKKAKKDKNILQHICDEIIKELNFKKWEIYTGKEGLEISPLNIAKQAIIRIDNENNTESRLENIFSKIPMFNKIVEMVDDVEIAAPYVIFVLVHPKDYKLAVKNAGNISVTVAERLGLEKKPLIAVRNDLFTKPGNFELNIMLADEVTEYAPYNILVRVSASDEIFIKRNSRNIASTIAGRLGSWKFPFVSVKPDMLLEKPGDFEIELEKGGGLDG, from the coding sequence ATGAAAGTGGTTGTAGATGCTTCTAATGTGGCTTTTAATGTTAAAAATGAAATGGGACAACCTCAAATGTCTAATATACTTGCAGCTGTTAAGGCATTAGAAGAAGGTGAAGATGAGTTTGTAATTATTGCCGATGCATCACTTCGTCATGATATTGATGATAAAGAAAAATTTTTAAAATTATTGGAAAGTGAAAACGTAGAGGAAGTTCCAGCAGGTAATGATGCGGATCACTTTATTTTGGATATTGCTTCACGTGAAAAAGCAAAAGTGTTGTCAAATGATAAGTTTAGGGACTATGTTGCGGAATTTAGAAACATTTCTTCTATGAGGATTCCATTTGTAATTGAAAATGACAGACTCACATTCGGAAAACCTAAAAAAGCTAAAAAGGATAAAAACATTCTTCAACATATCTGTGATGAAATTATTAAAGAATTAAACTTTAAAAAATGGGAAATTTATACAGGTAAGGAAGGATTGGAGATTTCTCCATTGAATATTGCTAAACAAGCTATTATTCGTATTGATAATGAAAATAACACTGAATCAAGACTTGAAAACATATTCTCTAAAATTCCAATGTTCAATAAAATCGTTGAAATGGTTGATGATGTTGAAATAGCAGCACCTTATGTGATATTTGTTTTGGTTCATCCTAAAGATTATAAATTAGCAGTTAAAAATGCAGGTAATATTTCTGTTACTGTTGCAGAAAGGTTAGGTCTCGAGAAAAAACCTTTAATTGCAGTTAGAAATGATTTGTTCACAAAACCAGGCAATTTTGAATTAAATATTATGTTGGCAGATGAAGTGACTGAATATGCTCCATATAATATTTTGGTCCGTGTATCTGCAAGTGATGAAATATTTATTAAAAGGAACTCAAGAAACATTGCAAGTACCATTGCTGGAAGACTTGGATCTTGGAAGTTCCCATTTGTTTCTGTAAAACCGGATATGCTTTTAGAAAAACCAGGTGATTTCGAAATAGAGCTTGAGAAGGGAGGAGGATTGGATGGTTAA
- a CDS encoding metallophosphoesterase family protein, with product MTLIAHISDLHICETDFDEDIFIQAVTEINQLQPDMIILTGDITNGGYYVEFQQATRYLEMFEAPLFAVPGNHDARNLGYQTFEEIIGERSWKLTMDGDLTVIGLDSSSPDESRGNIGNPQHMWLEHQLDECAINENFSIVALHHHVIPIPQTGRERNVLSDAGDILKTLTTHEVDLVLSGHKHVPNVWKLNNTIVVNAGSLCSKKLRGKIKNSYMVYNITDDEIEIFLNNIGGEKFLFGKYARNEL from the coding sequence ATGACTTTAATTGCACATATTTCAGATTTGCATATTTGTGAAACTGATTTTGATGAAGATATTTTCATACAGGCTGTTACTGAAATAAATCAATTGCAACCGGATATGATTATTTTAACTGGGGATATAACCAATGGTGGTTATTATGTTGAGTTCCAACAGGCTACCCGATATTTGGAGATGTTTGAAGCTCCATTATTTGCAGTCCCTGGAAACCATGATGCTCGTAATTTAGGTTATCAGACTTTTGAAGAAATAATTGGTGAGCGTAGTTGGAAATTAACCATGGATGGTGATTTGACAGTAATTGGGCTTGATAGTAGTTCTCCTGATGAAAGTAGGGGGAATATTGGAAATCCTCAACATATGTGGTTAGAACATCAATTGGATGAATGTGCAATTAATGAAAACTTCTCTATCGTTGCTCTACATCATCACGTAATCCCTATACCTCAAACAGGGCGTGAACGCAATGTTTTATCTGATGCAGGGGATATTTTAAAAACATTAACAACTCATGAAGTGGATTTGGTATTGTCTGGACATAAACATGTTCCAAATGTTTGGAAGTTAAACAATACTATTGTTGTTAATGCAGGTTCTCTTTGTTCTAAAAAACTTAGAGGTAAAATAAAGAATTCTTATATGGTGTATAATATTACAGATGATGAAATAGAAATTTTTCTCAATAATATTGGTGGAGAAAAATTTTTATTTGGAAAATATGCAAGAAATGAGTTATAA
- a CDS encoding nascent polypeptide-associated complex protein — MIPGMNKKQMKQMERQMKKMGMKMEELEGVREVIIRFDEKELIIDNPSVSLMNVMGNETYQIDGKAREVELDYEIEIPEEDIEMVANSAGVSADVAKAALEECKGDLAEAIMKLN, encoded by the coding sequence ATGATACCTGGTATGAATAAAAAACAAATGAAACAGATGGAAAGACAAATGAAAAAAATGGGTATGAAAATGGAAGAACTTGAAGGAGTTCGTGAAGTTATTATCCGTTTTGATGAAAAAGAGTTAATCATTGATAATCCTAGTGTAAGTTTAATGAATGTAATGGGTAATGAAACTTATCAAATTGATGGTAAAGCTCGTGAAGTAGAACTTGATTATGAAATTGAAATTCCTGAAGAAGATATTGAAATGGTAGCTAATAGTGCAGGTGTTTCTGCAGATGTTGCAAAAGCAGCACTTGAAGAATGTAAAGGAGATCTTGCAGAAGCTATCATGAAATTAAATTAA
- a CDS encoding 4Fe-4S dicluster domain-containing protein, producing the protein MEQVENNIEEFKNIDPLSDDELNVLKEVSEIINANITVDCTKCRYCVEYCPEEIDISKIFDLYNKEKILGENEWSPIGNAYVNYSKLPGVGIASDCSECEACIEECPQEINIPEVLKDVAKTFETEGYGF; encoded by the coding sequence TTGGAACAAGTTGAAAATAATATTGAAGAGTTTAAAAATATAGATCCTTTGAGTGATGATGAATTGAATGTCCTTAAAGAAGTTTCAGAAATTATCAATGCAAACATCACTGTAGATTGTACAAAATGCAGGTACTGTGTTGAATATTGTCCTGAAGAAATAGATATTTCAAAAATCTTTGATTTATATAATAAGGAAAAGATTCTTGGTGAAAATGAATGGTCTCCTATAGGTAATGCGTATGTGAACTATTCTAAGCTTCCGGGTGTTGGAATTGCTTCTGACTGTAGTGAATGTGAAGCATGTATTGAAGAATGTCCACAAGAAATCAATATTCCTGAAGTTTTAAAAGATGTTGCAAAAACATTTGAAACTGAAGGTTACGGTTTCTAA
- a CDS encoding DNA-3-methyladenine glycosylase I has translation MTIKRCSWVTDDEIYIKYHDEEWGVPTHDDHKLFEMLILESFQAGLSWITILKKRENFRKAFDNFDYVKISEYNDNKVNELRENEGIIRHKGKINATINNAKIFMKIQDEFGSFDSYIWEFTNGKIIKAEFKTESELSKTISKDLKKRGMKFVGPTIIYSYLESIGIINNHQENCFKFDKND, from the coding sequence ATGACAATTAAACGCTGCAGTTGGGTAACCGATGATGAAATATACATCAAATACCATGATGAAGAATGGGGAGTCCCAACACATGACGACCATAAATTATTTGAAATGCTTATTTTAGAATCATTCCAGGCAGGATTATCATGGATTACAATACTTAAAAAAAGGGAAAATTTCAGAAAAGCATTTGATAACTTTGATTATGTGAAAATATCCGAATATAATGATAATAAGGTTAATGAACTGCGGGAAAACGAGGGAATTATTCGTCATAAAGGAAAAATTAATGCAACAATCAACAATGCTAAGATATTTATGAAAATCCAAGATGAATTCGGCAGCTTTGATTCATATATTTGGGAATTTACCAATGGAAAAATAATTAAAGCTGAATTTAAAACAGAATCTGAACTATCAAAAACCATTTCCAAAGATTTAAAAAAACGTGGAATGAAATTTGTAGGTCCAACAATAATTTACTCTTATCTTGAATCAATTGGAATTATCAACAACCATCAAGAAAATTGTTTTAAATTTGATAAAAATGATTAA
- a CDS encoding pyridoxamine 5'-phosphate oxidase family protein has protein sequence MSIQKVDEILSKAQVFYLATADGDKPKVRPLGFHLLFEDKIYFGVGTFKAVYKQLEENPNVEIAAWDGEHFLRYYGVADLTKNDAVVEKAFELMPEIAEAYKSNGWEIGVFFLNDATAEIRNMFTVEESYEFKY, from the coding sequence ATGTCAATACAAAAAGTAGATGAAATTTTATCAAAAGCACAAGTATTTTACCTTGCAACCGCAGACGGCGACAAACCAAAAGTTAGACCACTAGGTTTCCACTTATTATTTGAAGACAAAATTTACTTTGGTGTTGGAACATTCAAAGCAGTATACAAACAGTTAGAAGAAAATCCAAATGTAGAAATCGCTGCATGGGACGGAGAACATTTCCTCAGATACTATGGAGTGGCTGATTTGACTAAAAATGATGCAGTCGTTGAAAAAGCATTTGAATTAATGCCAGAAATAGCTGAAGCATACAAATCCAACGGTTGGGAAATAGGAGTATTCTTCCTCAATGATGCAACCGCTGAAATTAGAAACATGTTTACCGTTGAAGAATCATATGAATTTAAATATTAA